Proteins found in one Promicromonospora sukumoe genomic segment:
- a CDS encoding CehA/McbA family metallohydrolase: MTREQRRLRLSVDDQIEHRYLEVPFEIPPGRGTDALEVTLSYDRDAAVIDLGCQDPERWRGWSGGARSRFAIDARPGPGGLATPGYEPGELVPGSWAVVLGLHKLPAEPLDVTVTIATGSDAGPVEDEPPAPPPPSGTPSGSRAAITGGTRLGRDLPAPDGLTWFAGDLHAHTTHSDGTLSIAQLAAAAVGRGLDFLAVTDHNTVSHHAHLPGVGAAYDLCLLPGQEVTTHAGHANAFGDIGWVDFRRPARQWLADVEERGGLLSVNHPLQDDCGWQFPVRTPFLELWHISWFLDLTATGPWAYLRALGAGEGSTGHPVFLGGSDFHTPDLGFPPGTPTTWVAARDRTPEAILDAIRQGHTAISRFPGPGEPVLVRVDDDVVAVDADGTVLVEGLPDGGTDRRRRVRGDRVTFSAPAEHGPYRLEAADRTLLAISA, translated from the coding sequence GTGACCCGCGAGCAACGCCGCCTGCGCCTGTCCGTCGACGACCAGATCGAGCACCGGTACCTCGAGGTGCCGTTCGAGATACCTCCGGGGCGGGGCACCGACGCCCTGGAGGTCACGCTCTCCTACGACCGGGACGCCGCCGTGATCGACCTGGGGTGCCAGGACCCCGAGCGCTGGCGCGGCTGGTCGGGCGGCGCCCGGTCCCGGTTCGCGATCGACGCGCGGCCGGGACCGGGCGGCCTCGCGACGCCCGGGTACGAGCCGGGTGAGCTGGTCCCGGGCTCGTGGGCCGTGGTGCTCGGCCTGCACAAGCTGCCCGCCGAGCCGCTCGACGTCACGGTCACGATCGCCACGGGGTCCGACGCCGGCCCCGTCGAGGACGAACCGCCTGCGCCGCCCCCGCCGTCGGGCACCCCGTCCGGATCGCGCGCCGCAATCACCGGCGGGACCCGGCTGGGCCGCGACCTGCCCGCGCCCGACGGCCTGACCTGGTTCGCGGGCGACCTGCACGCGCACACCACGCACTCGGACGGGACGCTGAGCATCGCCCAGCTCGCGGCGGCCGCCGTCGGCCGGGGCCTGGACTTCCTGGCCGTGACCGACCACAACACCGTCTCGCACCACGCGCACCTGCCCGGCGTCGGCGCCGCGTACGACCTCTGCCTGCTGCCCGGGCAGGAGGTCACGACGCACGCGGGGCACGCGAACGCGTTCGGTGACATCGGCTGGGTGGACTTCCGGCGCCCGGCACGGCAGTGGCTGGCCGACGTCGAGGAGCGCGGCGGCCTGCTGTCGGTGAACCACCCGCTGCAGGACGACTGCGGCTGGCAGTTCCCCGTCCGGACGCCGTTCCTGGAGCTGTGGCATATCTCGTGGTTCCTGGACCTGACGGCCACCGGGCCGTGGGCGTATCTCCGCGCACTCGGCGCCGGTGAAGGGAGCACCGGCCACCCCGTGTTCCTGGGCGGCAGCGACTTCCACACGCCCGACCTGGGCTTCCCGCCCGGCACACCCACGACCTGGGTCGCAGCGCGGGACCGCACGCCGGAGGCGATCCTCGACGCGATCCGGCAGGGGCACACGGCGATCAGCCGGTTCCCCGGGCCGGGCGAGCCGGTCCTGGTGCGCGTAGACGACGACGTGGTCGCCGTCGACGCGGACGGCACGGTGCTCGTGGAAGGTCTGCCCGACGGCGGCACGGACCGGCGTCGTCGGGTGCGCGGCGACCGGGTCACCTTCTCCGCCCCGGCGGAGCACGGCCCCTACCGGCTGGAGGCGGCCGACCGGACGCTGCTCGCGATCAGCGCGTGA
- a CDS encoding MFS transporter, whose amino-acid sequence MEATARTSPLRYGAGMFGTSLPINLVKGSMLYVYVELLGLDAVVYATVYAVYGVLDALDNPVFGYLSDRTRSRWGRRRPYLVVGALVLTVTTIALFSVPGAVADSAVGLAVWFAVFAITTEMADSLINASYGALLPELFTDERRRATANAVRQGAQLVALVIALALTPVLARNVLGSEGSAVGYGRLAIIFGVVAAAVILWTAFGVREDPALDAEPKPQFFRSVGQIVSTAHFWTVGVVNACYGTAMALVLGGLQLYVDHTLGGSALEASILQLVVIAVAIGMLSVWAAVVRRKGAAWTWRVALPVAAAGFVPLYFATDLVTGILAGLAVAVGYSGVLATNDLVIARVLDADAARHGTHRSGLFLAAFGVLGRLNGLLTAAALASLTLWFGYRSGADPGPDPGQAFRVYLSVYPFALLAIGTVVSRFIRLPAAPEAAGAAGAASSAGSDSEPDAEPDVEPVTR is encoded by the coding sequence GGGCCTGGACGCCGTCGTCTACGCCACGGTGTACGCGGTCTACGGGGTGCTGGACGCGCTCGACAACCCCGTGTTCGGGTACCTCTCGGACCGGACGCGCTCGCGCTGGGGGCGGCGCCGGCCGTACCTGGTGGTCGGCGCGCTGGTGCTGACGGTCACGACCATCGCGCTGTTCTCCGTGCCGGGTGCGGTCGCGGACTCCGCCGTGGGGCTGGCGGTGTGGTTCGCCGTCTTCGCGATCACCACCGAGATGGCCGACTCCCTGATCAACGCGAGCTACGGCGCGCTGCTGCCCGAGCTGTTCACCGACGAGCGGCGCCGGGCCACGGCCAACGCGGTACGGCAGGGCGCGCAGCTCGTCGCCCTGGTGATCGCGCTGGCCCTGACCCCCGTGCTCGCGCGGAACGTGCTGGGCAGCGAGGGCTCCGCCGTCGGCTACGGGCGGCTCGCGATCATCTTCGGCGTGGTCGCGGCCGCGGTGATCCTGTGGACGGCGTTCGGGGTGCGGGAGGACCCGGCGCTCGACGCCGAGCCCAAGCCGCAGTTCTTCCGGTCGGTGGGCCAGATCGTCTCGACGGCGCACTTCTGGACGGTCGGCGTCGTCAACGCCTGCTACGGCACCGCGATGGCCTTGGTGCTGGGCGGCCTGCAGCTCTATGTGGACCACACGCTCGGCGGGTCTGCCCTGGAGGCCAGCATCCTGCAGCTCGTCGTGATCGCGGTGGCGATCGGCATGCTGAGCGTGTGGGCCGCCGTCGTGCGGCGCAAGGGCGCCGCCTGGACGTGGCGGGTCGCCCTGCCCGTCGCGGCCGCCGGGTTCGTGCCGCTCTACTTCGCGACGGACCTGGTCACGGGCATCCTCGCCGGGCTCGCCGTGGCCGTCGGGTACTCCGGCGTGCTCGCGACCAACGACCTGGTGATCGCCCGCGTGCTCGACGCCGACGCCGCCCGCCACGGCACCCACCGCAGCGGCCTCTTCCTGGCGGCCTTCGGCGTGCTCGGCCGGCTCAACGGCCTGCTCACGGCGGCGGCGCTGGCGTCGCTCACGCTCTGGTTCGGCTACCGGTCCGGCGCCGACCCCGGACCGGACCCCGGGCAGGCGTTCCGCGTCTACCTGTCCGTGTACCCGTTCGCGCTGCTCGCGATCGGCACGGTCGTGTCGCGGTTCATCCGGCTGCCGGCCGCGCCGGAGGCGGCGGGGGCGGCCGGGGCGGCCAGCAGTGCCGGCTCGGACAGCGAGCCGGACGCGGAGCCCGACGTCGAACCCGTCACGCGCTGA